One region of Streptomyces sp. CG4 genomic DNA includes:
- a CDS encoding carbon-nitrogen family hydrolase — MRASLIQIAVNEDESVDSRRQRVAALVRQQSGSDLVVLPELWTTGAFAYEEFGRAAEPLEGPTYETMAKAASDAGVWLHAGSVPERAASGSGSAAGDGTLYNTSLIFSPSGELAAAYRKIHRFGFDKGEAVLMGAGRDLVTVRLPGTTLGVATCYDLRFPELFRSLVDAGAETLVIPAGWPERRRAHWTLLAQARAVENQAFVLACGTAGTHAGVPQAGHSIVVDPWGEVLAEAGPDEQILTVDFDPAKVATTREQFPALKDRVLGLEPPRR, encoded by the coding sequence GTGCGCGCCTCGTTGATCCAGATCGCCGTGAACGAGGACGAATCGGTCGACTCCCGGCGGCAGCGGGTGGCCGCACTGGTCCGGCAGCAGTCCGGGTCCGACCTCGTCGTGCTGCCCGAGCTGTGGACGACCGGTGCGTTCGCCTACGAGGAGTTCGGCCGCGCGGCCGAGCCACTCGAAGGCCCGACGTACGAGACGATGGCCAAGGCCGCGAGCGACGCGGGGGTGTGGCTGCACGCGGGCTCCGTCCCCGAGCGAGCGGCATCCGGCAGCGGCTCCGCCGCGGGTGACGGCACTCTCTACAACACGTCTCTCATCTTCTCCCCCTCCGGTGAGCTGGCTGCCGCCTATCGCAAGATCCATCGCTTCGGTTTCGACAAGGGCGAGGCCGTACTGATGGGTGCCGGGCGGGACCTGGTGACGGTCCGGCTGCCCGGAACCACGCTCGGCGTGGCCACCTGTTACGACCTCCGTTTCCCCGAACTCTTCCGCTCACTGGTCGACGCCGGCGCCGAGACGCTGGTGATCCCGGCGGGCTGGCCCGAGCGCCGACGCGCGCACTGGACGCTGCTGGCTCAGGCGCGGGCGGTGGAGAACCAGGCGTTCGTGCTTGCGTGTGGAACGGCCGGGACCCATGCGGGAGTTCCGCAGGCGGGTCACTCGATCGTGGTGGATCCGTGGGGCGAGGTGCTCGCCGAGGCGGGCCCGGACGAGCAGATCCTCACCGTCGACTTCGACCCGGCGAAGGTGGCGACGACGCGGGAGCAGTTCCCGGCGCTGAAGGACCGCGTGCTGGGCCTGGAGCCACCGCGGCGCTAG
- a CDS encoding maleylpyruvate isomerase family mycothiol-dependent enzyme, which produces MSLHPTLQPYADAWTHSIEAISEMVQSLADGEWNRRTPCPGWSVRDVVSHVIGMDCEMLGDPRPIHSLPRDLFHVTTEHQRYMEMQVDVRRHHTAPEMTAELEYTVIRRNRQLRNESRDPGTTVRGPLGTDITVEQAYRARAFDVWVHEQDLRTALGRPGNLDSPGAHVVRDALLEALPKVVAKDADAPRSSAIVFDVHGPVEFLRTIRVDIQGRGTLETAPALGPAATLTLDWETYVRLACGRITPETATDRIKTEGDPALTTAILNNFTVTP; this is translated from the coding sequence GTGAGTCTGCATCCCACCCTCCAGCCCTACGCCGACGCCTGGACGCACTCCATCGAAGCGATATCCGAGATGGTCCAGTCGCTCGCGGACGGCGAGTGGAACCGGCGGACCCCGTGCCCCGGCTGGTCGGTGCGGGACGTCGTGTCCCATGTGATCGGTATGGACTGCGAGATGCTCGGCGACCCGCGCCCGATCCACTCGCTCCCGCGTGACCTCTTCCACGTCACCACCGAGCACCAGCGGTACATGGAGATGCAGGTCGACGTCCGCCGCCACCACACGGCGCCGGAGATGACGGCCGAGCTGGAGTACACGGTCATCCGCCGCAACCGCCAGCTGCGCAACGAGTCCCGCGACCCCGGCACCACGGTACGCGGCCCGCTGGGCACCGACATCACGGTGGAACAGGCCTACCGCGCCCGTGCCTTCGACGTGTGGGTGCACGAGCAGGACCTCCGCACGGCCCTCGGCCGCCCCGGCAACCTGGACTCGCCGGGCGCGCACGTGGTCCGGGACGCCCTCCTGGAAGCACTCCCCAAGGTCGTCGCGAAGGACGCGGACGCACCGCGCAGTTCGGCGATCGTGTTCGACGTGCACGGCCCGGTGGAGTTCCTGCGCACGATCCGCGTCGACATCCAGGGCCGCGGCACCCTGGAAACCGCCCCCGCCCTCGGCCCCGCCGCCACCCTCACCCTCGACTGGGAGACCTACGTCCGCCTCGCCTGCGGCCGCATCACCCCGGAGACGGCGACAGACCGCATCAAAACAGAGGGCGACCCGGCCCTGACGACAGCAATCCTGAACAACTTCACGGTAACGCCGTAG
- a CDS encoding nitrate/nitrite transporter: protein MSGPARNVTLPGDPPGGRPAITVWSIGVAVYLVAVIFRTSLGVAGLDAADRFHVNASALSTFSILQLLVYAGMQIPVGLLVDRLGTKKVLGIGAVLFTAGQLGFAFSPSYGTALASRALLGCGDAMTFISVLRLGTRWFPARRGPLVAQLAGLVGMAGNLVSTLVLARLLHGIGWTPAFAGSALAGAVVLVLTLLFLKDHPEGFEPEPSPHQGAAYVRRQIAAAWREPGTRLGMWVHFTTQFPAMVFLLLWGLPFLVQAQGLSRATAGELLTLVVLSNMVIGLVYGQIVARHHAARLPLALGTVGATALLWAATLVYPGERAPMWLLVTLCAVLGACGPASMIGFDFARPANPPERQGTASGITNMGGFVASMTTLFAVGVLLDATEDDYAVAFSAVFVLQALGVSQILRLRGRAARRERERLVASRVETVHVPAA from the coding sequence ATGAGCGGTCCGGCGCGGAATGTCACTCTTCCGGGTGATCCGCCGGGCGGCCGGCCTGCCATCACCGTGTGGTCAATCGGCGTCGCCGTCTACTTGGTCGCCGTCATCTTCCGTACGTCACTGGGCGTGGCGGGACTGGACGCGGCGGACCGCTTTCATGTCAACGCCTCCGCCCTGTCGACGTTCTCCATACTCCAGCTGCTGGTCTACGCCGGCATGCAGATACCCGTCGGCCTGCTGGTCGACCGGCTCGGCACGAAGAAGGTCCTCGGTATCGGGGCGGTCCTCTTCACCGCCGGGCAGCTGGGCTTCGCCTTCTCGCCTTCGTACGGCACCGCCCTCGCCTCCCGCGCCCTGCTGGGCTGCGGTGACGCGATGACCTTCATCAGCGTGCTGCGGCTCGGCACCCGCTGGTTCCCGGCCCGGCGCGGGCCGCTGGTCGCACAGCTCGCGGGGCTGGTGGGCATGGCGGGCAACCTGGTCTCCACCCTGGTCCTCGCCCGGCTGCTGCACGGCATCGGCTGGACCCCGGCGTTCGCCGGCAGCGCCCTCGCGGGTGCCGTCGTCCTCGTCCTGACGCTGCTGTTCCTGAAGGACCACCCCGAGGGGTTCGAGCCGGAGCCGTCCCCGCATCAGGGCGCGGCCTACGTGCGCCGGCAGATCGCGGCGGCCTGGCGGGAGCCCGGCACCCGACTCGGGATGTGGGTGCACTTCACCACGCAGTTCCCGGCGATGGTGTTCCTGCTGTTGTGGGGGCTGCCGTTCCTGGTCCAGGCGCAGGGGCTCAGCCGGGCCACGGCCGGTGAACTGCTCACGCTCGTCGTGCTGTCCAACATGGTGATCGGCCTGGTCTACGGCCAGATCGTCGCCCGGCACCATGCGGCGCGGCTGCCGTTGGCCTTGGGCACGGTGGGGGCGACCGCGCTGCTGTGGGCCGCGACGCTGGTGTATCCCGGGGAGCGGGCGCCGATGTGGCTGCTGGTGACGCTGTGTGCGGTGCTGGGGGCGTGTGGGCCGGCCTCGATGATCGGGTTCGACTTCGCGCGGCCGGCCAACCCGCCCGAGCGACAGGGGACCGCGTCCGGAATCACCAACATGGGCGGGTTCGTCGCCTCGATGACGACGTTGTTCGCGGTCGGGGTGTTGCTGGATGCGACGGAGGACGACTATGCCGTGGCGTTCAGTGCCGTGTTCGTGCTGCAGGCGCTCGGGGTCAGCCAGATACTCCGGCTTCGGGGGCGGGCGGCTCGGCGTGAGCGTGAGCGGCTTGTGGCCAGCCGGGTGGAGACGGTGCACGTGCCTGCGGCGTGA
- a CDS encoding GntR family transcriptional regulator: MKTAVHHPARAHEKPPPAADRVYAHVKQGVLDRRYEGGTLLTEGELAEAVGVSRTPVREALLRLEVEGLIRLYPKKGALVLPVSAQEIADVVETRQLVEEHAARKAVPAAPGLLERLTELLELQKAQAAAGDLAGAAITDRSFHAEIVRSGGNEILSRLYDQLRDRQLRMGVAVMHSHPDRIAKTLAEHEEILDALRAGDAEAAVEVVHRHVSWFEHLARGEVR, from the coding sequence ATGAAGACGGCCGTACACCACCCCGCCCGCGCGCACGAAAAGCCACCGCCCGCCGCCGACCGTGTGTACGCCCATGTCAAACAGGGTGTACTGGACCGTCGCTACGAGGGCGGCACCCTGCTCACCGAGGGTGAGCTGGCCGAGGCCGTCGGGGTCTCGCGCACGCCCGTGCGGGAGGCGCTGCTGCGGCTGGAGGTCGAGGGCCTGATCCGGCTCTACCCGAAGAAGGGTGCCCTGGTGCTGCCCGTCTCCGCGCAGGAGATCGCCGACGTGGTGGAGACCCGGCAGCTGGTCGAGGAGCACGCCGCCCGCAAGGCCGTACCCGCCGCGCCCGGTCTGCTGGAGCGGCTGACCGAGCTGCTGGAGCTGCAGAAGGCCCAGGCCGCTGCCGGTGACCTGGCCGGGGCCGCGATCACCGACCGCTCCTTCCACGCCGAGATCGTGCGCAGCGGCGGCAACGAGATCCTGTCCCGGCTGTACGACCAACTGCGCGACCGGCAGCTGCGGATGGGCGTCGCCGTCATGCACTCCCACCCCGACCGGATCGCCAAGACGCTCGCCGAGCACGAGGAGATACTGGACGCGCTGCGCGCCGGGGACGCGGAGGCGGCCGTCGAGGTCGTGCACCGGCATGTGAGCTGGTTCGAGCACCTCGCCCGGGGTGAGGTCCGATGA
- a CDS encoding D-alanyl-D-alanine carboxypeptidase, protein MITGIKGTRATRIRRAAAVAVTSGALFATGALTAAPAQAVTTPSIVAAGGYVMNNANGASLYTKAADTQRSTGSTTKIMTAKVVLAQSNLNLDRKVTIQKAYSDYVVKNNASQAHLIVGDKVTVRQLLYGLMLPSGCDAAFALADTYGSGSTRDARVKNFIGKMNAAAGGLGLKNTHFDSFDGIGNGNNWSTPRDLTKIASSAMKNSTFRTIVQTKSYTAKTVTKTGSIRTMAAWTNTNGLLSSYSGTIGVKTGSGPEAKYCLVFAATRNGKTIIGTVLASTSIPQREADAKKLLDYGFAKLG, encoded by the coding sequence TTGATTACCGGCATTAAGGGCACCCGCGCCACGCGTATCCGCAGAGCCGCCGCCGTCGCCGTCACCTCCGGCGCGCTGTTCGCGACCGGCGCCCTCACCGCGGCGCCCGCTCAGGCCGTCACGACGCCCTCGATCGTGGCCGCCGGCGGCTACGTGATGAACAACGCGAACGGCGCCTCGCTCTACACGAAGGCCGCGGACACCCAGCGGTCCACCGGCTCCACCACCAAGATCATGACCGCCAAGGTCGTGCTCGCGCAGTCGAACCTCAACCTCGACCGCAAGGTGACGATCCAGAAGGCGTACAGCGACTACGTCGTCAAGAACAACGCCTCCCAGGCGCACCTGATCGTCGGCGACAAGGTCACCGTCCGGCAGCTGCTGTACGGCCTGATGCTGCCGTCCGGCTGCGACGCCGCCTTCGCGCTCGCCGACACCTACGGCTCGGGCTCCACCCGCGACGCGCGCGTGAAGAACTTCATCGGCAAGATGAACGCCGCCGCCGGCGGCCTGGGTCTGAAGAACACCCACTTCGACTCGTTCGACGGCATCGGCAACGGCAACAACTGGTCGACGCCGCGCGATCTGACGAAGATCGCCAGCAGCGCGATGAAGAACTCCACGTTCCGCACGATCGTGCAGACCAAGTCGTACACCGCGAAGACCGTCACCAAGACGGGCAGTATCCGCACGATGGCGGCGTGGACCAACACCAACGGGCTCCTCAGCAGCTACAGCGGCACCATCGGCGTCAAGACCGGCTCCGGCCCGGAGGCCAAGTACTGCCTGGTCTTCGCCGCGACCCGGAACGGCAAGACGATCATCGGCACCGTCCTCGCCTCCACCTCCATCCCGCAGCGTGAGGCGGACGCGAAGAAGCTCCTCGACTACGGCTTCGCCAAGCTCGGCTGA
- the murJ gene encoding murein biosynthesis integral membrane protein MurJ: MAGGTVVSRAGGLIRQVLQGAALGTGLLATTYNTANTVPTSLYTLLIGGALNAVLVPQLVRARATHADGGRAYEQRLVTLVVSVLAVGTVLAVWAAPEIVSLYIRDTPKEHDAFRLTVVFARFLLPQIFFYGLFAIVGQVLNAREKFGAMMWTPVLNNVVLVAMFGVYLGMMTVPHSVADVTGTQVRWLGVGTTLGIAVQALALIPFARAAGFRFRPRFDWRGAGLGSGIHAAKWTLLFVLTNLVALTVVTHYANAADTRLPTAGVGYTAYSYAQTIWMLPQSIVTVSLVTALLPRMSNAAAEGRIGDLRADLSRALRVSGVVIVPAAFLFTALGPDIAALLFAHGAADPATAQPLGHMLQAFGLGLIPFSAQYLLLRGFYAFEDTRTPFFMAVWIAVVNIALATACHLLLPARWAVTGMAGAYTVSYFAGLVLTARLLARRTGGRLDDGTLRGTYAKLLCAGGGGGVAGWAAARGCAGVLGDGTAGAILTTTAGTLALALVYLVLARLLKVGELRRIPGLG; this comes from the coding sequence ATGGCCGGCGGGACCGTCGTATCGCGGGCCGGCGGGCTGATCCGGCAGGTGCTGCAGGGAGCCGCGCTCGGGACAGGGCTGCTGGCCACCACGTACAACACGGCGAACACCGTGCCGACCAGCCTGTACACCCTGCTGATCGGCGGTGCGCTGAACGCCGTGCTCGTGCCGCAGCTGGTCCGGGCCCGGGCCACGCACGCCGACGGCGGGCGGGCGTACGAACAGCGGCTCGTGACGCTCGTCGTGAGCGTGCTGGCCGTCGGGACCGTGCTCGCCGTGTGGGCGGCGCCGGAGATCGTGAGCCTGTACATAAGGGATACGCCCAAGGAACACGACGCGTTCCGGCTGACCGTCGTCTTCGCCAGGTTTCTGCTGCCACAGATCTTCTTCTACGGGCTGTTCGCCATCGTCGGCCAAGTGCTCAACGCCCGCGAGAAGTTCGGCGCCATGATGTGGACGCCGGTGCTCAACAACGTTGTCCTCGTCGCCATGTTCGGCGTCTACCTCGGGATGATGACCGTCCCTCACTCCGTCGCCGACGTCACCGGCACCCAGGTCCGCTGGCTCGGTGTCGGTACGACCCTCGGGATCGCCGTACAGGCCCTCGCGCTCATCCCCTTCGCGCGCGCCGCCGGTTTCCGGTTCCGGCCCCGTTTCGACTGGCGTGGCGCGGGACTCGGCTCCGGTATCCACGCGGCGAAGTGGACGCTGCTGTTCGTGCTGACCAACCTGGTCGCCCTCACCGTGGTCACGCATTACGCCAACGCCGCCGACACGCGGCTGCCGACGGCCGGCGTCGGCTACACGGCGTACAGCTACGCGCAGACCATCTGGATGCTGCCCCAGTCCATCGTCACCGTCTCCCTGGTCACGGCCCTGCTGCCGCGTATGAGCAACGCGGCGGCCGAGGGGCGGATCGGTGATCTGCGCGCCGATCTGTCCCGGGCGCTGCGGGTCAGCGGGGTCGTGATCGTCCCGGCCGCCTTCCTGTTCACCGCGCTCGGGCCGGACATCGCCGCTCTCCTCTTCGCCCATGGCGCGGCCGACCCCGCCACCGCCCAGCCCCTCGGCCATATGCTCCAGGCCTTCGGGCTCGGACTGATCCCGTTCTCGGCGCAGTATCTGCTGCTGCGTGGCTTCTACGCCTTCGAGGACACCCGTACGCCGTTCTTCATGGCCGTGTGGATCGCCGTCGTCAACATCGCCCTCGCCACCGCCTGCCATCTGCTGCTGCCCGCGCGATGGGCGGTCACCGGCATGGCCGGCGCCTACACGGTCTCCTACTTCGCCGGACTCGTCCTCACCGCCCGCCTGCTGGCCCGTCGCACCGGCGGCCGGCTCGACGACGGCACCCTGCGCGGCACCTACGCAAAGCTGCTGTGCGCCGGAGGCGGAGGCGGGGTGGCGGGCTGGGCGGCGGCACGGGGCTGTGCCGGTGTGCTGGGGGACGGCACGGCGGGCGCGATCCTGACCACCACGGCCGGCACGCTCGCCCTCGCCCTCGTCTATCTGGTGCTGGCCAGGTTGCTGAAGGTCGGCGAACTCCGACGGATCCCGGGCCTCGGCTGA
- a CDS encoding dihydrolipoamide acetyltransferase family protein — protein sequence MTTMTEASVREFRMPDVGEGLTEAEILKWYVQPGDTVTDGQVVCEVETAKAAVELPIPYDGVVRSLHFPEGTTVDVGTAIIAVDVAGGAAPAEAPAEQPKAEPVAVAEEPKPEGRQPVLVGYGVATSSTKRRPRKGAEVTAPAAAQAIQTELNGHGHGAVAEKPRPLAKPPVRKLAKDLGVDLAMVIPSGADGIITREDVHAAAAPQSATSAGPAQLAEPVPAVAAPAVSQGPVASYDTGRETRIPVKGVRKATAAAMVGSAFTAPHVTEFVTVDVTRTMKLVEELKQDREMQGLRVNPLLLIAKALLVAIKRNPDINASWDESAQEIVVKHYVNLGIAAATPRGLIVPNIKDAHDKTLPQLAAGLGELVATAREGKTSPAAMQGGTVTITNVGVFGVDTGTPILNPGESAILAVGAIKLQPWVHKGKVKPRQVTTLALSFDHRLVDGELGSKVLADVAAILEQPKRLITWA from the coding sequence GTGACGACGATGACGGAAGCGTCTGTGCGCGAGTTCAGGATGCCGGACGTCGGCGAGGGACTCACCGAGGCCGAGATCCTCAAGTGGTACGTCCAGCCCGGTGACACGGTCACCGACGGCCAGGTGGTGTGTGAGGTCGAGACCGCGAAGGCGGCCGTCGAGTTGCCGATTCCCTACGACGGTGTAGTCCGGTCCCTGCACTTCCCCGAGGGCACCACGGTCGACGTCGGCACCGCGATCATCGCGGTAGACGTGGCGGGCGGTGCGGCACCGGCGGAAGCCCCGGCGGAGCAGCCGAAGGCGGAACCCGTCGCCGTGGCGGAGGAGCCGAAGCCGGAGGGCCGCCAGCCGGTCCTGGTGGGCTACGGCGTGGCAACGTCCTCCACGAAGCGCCGGCCCCGCAAGGGCGCCGAGGTCACCGCCCCGGCGGCGGCCCAGGCGATCCAGACCGAGCTGAACGGTCATGGCCACGGCGCGGTCGCCGAGAAGCCCCGCCCGCTGGCGAAGCCGCCGGTGCGGAAGCTGGCCAAGGATCTCGGTGTCGACCTGGCCATGGTCATCCCGTCCGGTGCGGACGGGATCATCACCCGCGAGGACGTCCACGCGGCGGCCGCGCCTCAGTCGGCCACGTCGGCCGGGCCGGCCCAGCTGGCCGAGCCGGTGCCTGCGGTCGCCGCTCCCGCTGTGTCGCAGGGGCCGGTCGCGTCGTACGACACGGGTCGTGAGACGCGTATCCCGGTGAAGGGTGTGCGTAAGGCGACGGCGGCGGCGATGGTGGGTTCGGCGTTCACGGCGCCGCATGTCACGGAGTTCGTGACGGTGGATGTGACCCGGACGATGAAGCTGGTCGAGGAGTTGAAGCAGGACCGGGAGATGCAGGGCCTGCGGGTCAATCCTCTCCTTCTGATCGCCAAGGCCTTGCTGGTCGCGATCAAGCGGAACCCGGACATCAACGCTTCCTGGGACGAGAGCGCCCAGGAGATCGTGGTGAAGCATTACGTCAATCTGGGGATCGCTGCGGCCACTCCGCGTGGTCTGATCGTGCCGAACATCAAGGACGCGCACGACAAAACGCTGCCTCAACTGGCTGCTGGTCTGGGTGAGTTGGTGGCGACGGCACGGGAGGGGAAGACGTCGCCTGCGGCGATGCAGGGTGGCACGGTGACGATCACGAATGTCGGGGTGTTCGGTGTCGATACCGGTACGCCGATCCTCAATCCCGGTGAGTCGGCGATCCTTGCGGTGGGTGCGATCAAGTTGCAGCCGTGGGTGCACAAGGGCAAGGTCAAGCCGCGTCAGGTGACCACGCTGGCATTGAGTTTCGATCACCGGCTGGTCGACGGTGAGTTGGGCTCGAAGGTACTGGCGGACGTGGCGGCGATCCTGGAACAGCCGAAGCGATTGATCACCTGGGCCTGA
- a CDS encoding alpha-ketoacid dehydrogenase subunit beta, whose product MAEKMAMAKAINESLRRALETDPKVLVMGEDVGKLGGVFRVTDGLQKDFGESRVIDTPLAESGIVGTAIGLALRGYRPVVEIQFDGFVFPAYDQIVTQLAKMHARSLGKVKMPVVVRIPYGGGIGAVEHHSESPEALFAHVAGLKIVSPSNASDAYWMMQQAIQSDDPVIYFEPKRRYWDKAEVDAEAIPAPLHKAQVVREGTDLTLAAYGPMVKLCQEVANAAAEEGKSLEVLDLRSVSPLDFDTIQASVEKTRRLVVVHEAPVFFGSGAEIAARITERCFFHLEAPVLRVGGYHAPYPPARLEEEYLPDLDRVLDAVDRSLAF is encoded by the coding sequence ATGGCCGAGAAGATGGCGATGGCGAAGGCCATCAACGAGTCGCTGCGCCGTGCCCTGGAGACGGACCCCAAAGTCCTCGTCATGGGTGAGGACGTCGGCAAGCTCGGCGGCGTGTTCCGCGTGACGGACGGTCTGCAGAAGGACTTCGGCGAGAGCCGCGTCATCGACACCCCGCTGGCGGAGTCCGGCATCGTCGGCACCGCGATCGGCCTGGCGCTGCGCGGCTACCGCCCGGTGGTGGAGATCCAGTTCGACGGCTTCGTCTTCCCGGCCTACGACCAGATCGTCACCCAGCTCGCGAAGATGCACGCCCGCTCGCTGGGCAAGGTCAAGATGCCGGTCGTCGTCCGCATCCCCTACGGCGGCGGCATCGGCGCGGTCGAGCATCACTCGGAGTCGCCCGAGGCACTGTTCGCGCATGTGGCGGGCCTGAAGATTGTTTCCCCGTCGAACGCCTCGGATGCGTACTGGATGATGCAGCAGGCCATCCAGAGCGATGACCCGGTGATCTATTTCGAGCCGAAGCGGCGTTACTGGGACAAGGCCGAGGTCGATGCCGAAGCGATCCCGGCGCCGTTGCACAAGGCGCAGGTGGTCCGCGAGGGCACGGACCTGACCCTGGCCGCGTACGGTCCGATGGTGAAGTTGTGTCAGGAGGTGGCGAACGCGGCGGCCGAGGAGGGCAAGTCCCTGGAGGTCCTGGATCTGCGTTCGGTCTCCCCGCTGGACTTCGACACCATCCAGGCGTCGGTGGAGAAGACCCGCCGTCTGGTCGTGGTCCATGAGGCGCCGGTGTTCTTCGGTTCGGGTGCGGAGATCGCCGCGCGGATCACCGAGCGGTGCTTCTTCCATCTGGAGGCGCCGGTGCTGCGGGTGGGCGGCTACCACGCGCCGTATCCGCCGGCGCGGCTGGAGGAGGAGTATCTGCCGGATCTGGACCGCGTGCTCGACGCCGTCGACCGCTCGCTGGCGTTCTGA